In Sander vitreus isolate 19-12246 chromosome 4, sanVit1, whole genome shotgun sequence, the genomic stretch TTAGTCAGAGGTCAGGACATCAAATGAATCTGTTGAGTAAATGAAAGGACTGGATTTTATTTCCACTCTTATTAGGATCTCATACCACCAAACAAATATGATTTCAGCTGTGCCCTCCCTGAATCAGAAGACAAATGTGAACCGGAGAGACCAGTCAATAGTTCAATTATCTGATGTCTGTCTTGCTTAATTAAACATATAATTGACTATTCAAGGACTAATGATAGCCATCCCATTATCCATGAATTCAGTGGATTTGGCATAACCACCACTTGACCCCGCTGTGGATTGACTGGCCTTAGGTACAGGGTCAGAGTGTATCCACTGTTCACCACTGTAACTCTCATTGAGACTGCATTCCCCATCGCATGTCTCTGGATGTGGCTCTCAGCTCTGCCAAAAACAGTTGGAGGGAAAAATGCAATTACTGCAAGATTATCATACTGCTTCCGTTTGACTTTTCTGACTGAATTCATGAATATATATGAATCCATCTTGCATCTCAATCTGGAAACCCCCCCATCTTAGCCCCCCACATCTGATGTTTGGCTGGTGGCGTTTTCTTTGTTTCCTCAAAGTGTGTTCTTACAGGAAGATTAAAGTGTTACCCTGAAAAACccagaccataattcaaaaaagtATGAAACATCAAAAATTGGTCTGTCCGTGTACAAAAAAATCCCTGCAATATAAATTTCCAGAACTTTAAGGGAGAATGCATAAAGGATGTGTTTTCCTAAATATCGCTGTTGTCAGGTGAAAACCTCCAAAAATGTAAACTTTTCACGAACTAAGAAACAGCATGTTTTTTAGCTTGATGACCAagcatttttaagtttatccaaTTGAATTCTGAAAGGTTTTCATGAGCTTCAGGCCTATATATAGGTTATATAGACCATAGAGGACCATTTAAATTGAAGGTGAGATAACGTTCTTTCCCAGAGTTGAGAAgaatgataccactctcatatctgtccatCTAGTGTGAAGCTAGAGCTAGGAGACAATTAGCTTAGCTGTAGCTAAGTCACTGTGCTTGGCcaacaaattgttgtttttcatatttcagtttgtgtacagaataaacaaacaagatataacatgttcaTTAATGAGCTTTAGCGGTGctggtatgtgtgttttttaactttggacagagccaggctagctccCCCCCCTTTCCCATATCTTTATGCTAAGGTAAGCTATCTGTCACCTGGCTGTTGCTTCATActtaacagacagacaagagagtgatatcaatcttctcatctcactctcagcaagaaagcaaataagcatatttcccaaaatattccactcttcctttaaaacaaaattattaAAACCACAAACACTTCTAACTGAGGCTAGTGTGATGCTAGTGCCAATACAATacccaattttttttaataccaaaACAATTCTTTTTTGATACCTTACTTTGACAAATGTAAACATCTAAGAAACATGTGTAACAAGGAAGCCAAAGTTCACAAATGTTAAATCttgtacaaacacacaacacaaacagagacacacaccctTTGACATAATGAATTAGTCTTAAATTGGTTGTTTAAGTATATAGAACATTGAAAGAATTTAGCCATAGAAAACAAGAGACATGTTTTGGTTATTGCCAAAAAAGGTGTTATGGTTCAATACAAAGCCTTACATATTTTGGATTCTACCATAAATTTAGACAGTTTTACTCTATAATCTGTTGGTGAGGTCCACACTCCAATTGTGTTAATATTATATCACTGCACACTGACAACACCTATACCcaacctcaaacacacacacacacacacacacacacacacacacacacacacacagcaccccTCTCTCCCTAAATGTATCACCAACCTTTGGACTTCACCACTCCTCCCCTTAATAGCTCAATCTGACGGATCATTTAAAAGCCAGCTAAAACAGACAGATGGGTAATGGATTGCATGGCAAATCAATGCTGGGATCCATGGAAGACGTGCATCAATAAATGGATAGAGAGCAGCTGAAATAGACACCAGAGTTAATGTGGAACAGTGTAGAACATCATTGTGTGGAGCACACAGTGGAGAAGGCTAATACGAGTCGCCCTGGCTGATAAGGTGTCCTTTTGAATAATGGAGACAACAAACTGACAAGATAAGCTAAACTTAAGCTGAGCTGCTCTAGTCAAGCTGAGGCAGCTGCTTATTTAGTACCCATTCccaacacactgacacacataaaGGCAGCCACCACCAGACCAATTTCTTTGCCTACTGTAGCTCCACCGCATTTTCCTGCCAATTTACACAACTATAATCATGTGACAATCCTGGTCAGACTGACGCTGATGTGAACTGGACTGTAGATACGGTATCAAGGGAACAGTAAAGCAGAAAATTAACAAAAGTGcaaatctgtgtttttgttgaacaAAACACGAAGTCCCAGGAATCTTTTCTCTGTCCTCACCAGGGACGTATGAGCGAACACAGAGTCACCTTCATCAGGAACAAACTATATAGTTGTTTTCCATTTTGTATGTGCAGAATGCTGAGCTAACATGCAGGGACACATGGTGTTGTGGGGGGGTCAGCTCGCTACAAGTGTTGAACTTGTGTTGGACCCAGGTGGCGTTGTGACCAGAGTCTGAATCATCGCTGCAGCACCAGACGCTCCAGAGTTGTGGTTTAAATGTTAAACTGTGTGAGGTATCCCACTCACTGATGACTGCATTTTATACTGGTGTCAGCTGTTGTGAATGGGCATCATAGTAAACACAATTAATACAATTCTTAATAAACCTCAGCTTGCACTCCTTGGACAAGCAAGTGGCAAGACACTACAGCTGTTTCTCATGGGCTTGTGCCATAAATCTCTGGCGATTGGCTGGTTTAAGGGTGGGTGCTAAGGAGCAGCTGTACCCATCTAAAAATAGCGGCGGGGCTGCTGCCGGACGGCGTATTAAAGCTCAACATGCAGTATAGCACAAAGAGCCTATCAACAATACCTTCCACCTGCATTAGCCTAACTGCAGCCTGGCATCAGCATTATAACGCAGGAAGTGACTGACTGTTGTGCAAGCATGTCACTGTGTCTGACTCACAACCCAAACAACGGACTGATCCTGACCACATAATGCagacacactttatttttccaATGAGCTGAACATTCATTATCAGTGTGTCGTGGCCTGAGGCAGAATGCTCCCTCCTCGGTGTAGTGACAACCACCGGCCGCCCTGATGGAAAACAAAGCCAAGATGGCACAgcaaacacaaaatcattatGACAAGCACAGTTCAACAAAGTAGGTATCAGCACACTAAGCACATTTTATCAGTTTTCTTTTAGTCAGACCTTTTCTCTAAATTAGAAAACAGACTGAAATTCCTACATCCAGGCCTGCTTGTTCAAGCTGATaataaaaaagtgtgtgtgtgtgtgtgtgtgtgtgtgtgtgtgtgtgtgtgtgtgtgtgcatttgggGTGCACACACCTGTTTGGGTGTACTGTAGGGTAAATGTAATTGGTTAACACAGAGGCTGGCAGTGTTTAGAGATGCCAAATTGCGCCTCTGGGAGTCACTATAGCTCACAATCTGACTAATGAAGGCCAAGTAATCAAGCTTCAAACTCATCAACCATGTTTGCAGTAATTAAAAGCTTTATGTTCAGCACCAGGAGAGCCGTTTGACTCTGTCAGTCAGTGTCAGAAGCCAAACCTGATGTTTGTTATTTCCAGGAGCAAGAGCCAAAATCTGAACATTTGACACAAAATCCACTGCTCTGACTATTTGTTCAGTTTAATATAATGCCATAACAAATACATTGTGCCACTTAGAAGTCCAGTCTGTGCATTCACACCCAAGCAAAGAGGGAGCCTACATAAATGTACACGGTGATAGATATGAGTACAATAATTAATTGtatactgtctgtctgcgtcATCCTGATCTATTCTGTCCTGTGGGACTCTGAGGGGCTGTTAGTGTAAAATACTGCCATCATAGCCCCTGGCCTTCAAATCTACATTTAATACACTACAAATCAGATATGTTTTCAAagaaataaacataacataacataatacacatacaaacGTGCATGTGTATTAGATACATTACAGTTACAGAAATTCACATTTACATTCAGCATGTACTATAacctataaatataaatataaaaacaaatgatctGGTTCTACACACCTGCAATAAAAAAGGTTATTTCACATCTGCATGGGTGTAATTTGTCCTTATGCACAACAGCATAGGCATGCTGACTAACTGGATTGGGCCTTAACGCAATATTTGGTAGGATATAATGTTACACCTTCTGCCGGACATGCTGACATCAACAATGATTTTACCCAGCATGCAGCAGGAAAGGTTCTACCACTACAATTCTCCAAGGATTACATGTGACCTGAAGAGGACATCAGACAGTGGCTGTTTGTctcttataaaatataaaataaatacgtCCACCCAAAACTTGAAAATGAACATTTTACAGGTTAGTCATTAGAATGAATCTATAACAAATATAATCTAAACTATTGTATTAAATCATGATAATTTAGCATAGTCTTTGTGGTGAAAGAGACTGATATGGTGCTGTTTCATTTTAAGAAATAAACCATTGGTATTTCCAGAGTTCCAATGTGCTTCTCTATAAGGAGAGTGAAGAACAGGGACAGGGCTCTCTCTGGTGGCAGAGACCTGCTAGTGTTACAGCTAATGCTCATCACAAGCATAACCCCAGTAAATGAGTAAAAATAGGCACTTTTTattgaggaaaaaaacaattaaaaggtAAATCATGTAGTTTTTTAATTGTCACATGTGAAGTGGAATATGCAAGCTTCTCTGTTTACCAGTGAGCCGAGCCTAATAGGTACAGACTGTTGTATTGTGGACCCCCCACTGCTTCCTTGATTACAGACAGTAGTTGCTTTGCAGCAGCCAATTAAAAAAAGGTACCATTCTCTCGCATTTTACCAACATTGTATTTACTTGTAGATCAATCCCCTTACTGCGCCATTTCACGTGATGAATGCATTGCAGATGCTTTTGATGTGTTTGCCTGGTAGGAGATGCACGCACCATAGGAGGACGGCCTGCTGTTCTCACCTTATTGCCATGTAATAGTGTAGGCATTGTAAAGGTCTGGAGGGTAATGATGTGGCATCttggaaatgaaaaacatttataaCACTGATATTTGTAAAAGTTGTAGTTAAATGCAATATTAGTTAGTGGTTATAATCATGCTTTATTATGACCTTTGAGTACATTTCTCTGGTAAACAAACCTAAGGCAATTTTAACATATCAATACTGATATGGGTGAAGCTGCAATTAACCAATTAATGAATTCATTGATATTGGATAGGCCATCCCCATAGCCATTAATAACAAGAAGCAGGTAAATTATTTCATGACTAGATCAGTTGTGGAAGAAGCATGTTTCTTCAGTAAAAGTTAATGTTATGGAGGCAGTATCAATGTCATTTGATTATTATCACTGATGGATTAAGCAGCATTTAAATGTAGTTGGTTAAGGTGGAGCTAAGTTTTTATATGCAGTTGGGAAGTTATATGAAACAATGCATCTTATTTATGTTTGAAgtgaaacaattagtcgatcACTGAAAATGTTTTGGGTTTGGACAAATGAAGACATTTGGACTGAGGGAAATTGTTatgggtgttttttttactattacAATATACTGTCgaccaaacgattaattgatGAATTAAGAAAATGGTTGTCAGATCAATTGGTAATAGACAAAATCATTATTTGCAGCCATTATTTATAAGATCATCTCATATTTTGTGTATAAAAAAGTAACAAGTCAGATACTACTATTGCTGTAGTGGAGCAAaaagtattatattatatacactcAAGTACAAACACCTCAAAAATTGTACTCATAAgccatttttaaaaatgacGGACTACTATACAACATATGTTTACGTAATATGAATTAGGCCTATATTCAATGTCATGGAGTATCAACTTGAAATGCTTCATCATCAATTAgttcatctacagtatttaGAAAATGTGGGCTGTTGTAAAGGGTTTATAATGCAACCCCTTTAATGTCATTATATGCAATTTTTGTTCAAATTAGTCTATGTATAACTCTGCATGTCTACTGTGAAATAAATAGATTAAATAGCAGAAAGTTTGCTGCCGTAGTTTGTCTTCTCCATTTAAAACTACTGGAAGAAAGAAATGTACTCATAGTTTGCATTCTTTAAACACAATCCTATGATCACCTACTGATTCATGCTTTCCATCTGGTCTCCTTCCTCTTTGAATCAAGCTATCTGTACATCTTGATACAAGATAGTTTACACACCTAATCTTCTCACTTTAGTTAAACATTAGTCACATAAAGCTCAGAGTGAGTAATACATTTATAACTCAAGGCATTCTGAGCACAAGTATCACTGAAGCATCGCAAGCTTTGATCATTCACAGGACCTTTGTGCTTAGATGTGAGATATGAAGactataataaacactgtttgtGCCAGGCTCAGCAGCACACCATGTAGAACCATGATTCAGAATAATTTAAAAGTATATTATTGCTAATATGGAGCTTTACACAAATGCTAAACCCCCCTGCTTCACTGCTGCATAAAAATTTGAATTCTTTGTCCAAGAATTATATTGACAAGAATCTGTGCGTAGAGAAGCATTCATCGTAATCTATGTTTGTAATCTGTGACAGAGATTCTTCTCCAAATCCGCCCTGGACAGCAACTATGATTGGCTATGTAATCAGCAAAGGTGCCAGTATCACAGATGCTGTCTCTCAACTAATTGCATGAAGGCACTGCAGTGCATAAGGCGCAGGTGCTCATTCTCTTTGGGAAGTCACTTTGTTTCCTTGTGTGTCCTATAACTTTTGAacacattccccccccccccaagataTTCTTCACAAGGATTTGATTACAGTTTCAACTGTGATGGAGCTGAAAGCGAACACAAAGGGTGGATATGTAGGAAGTGTTAGAAAAGACAAAAGTCAATAAGCACTCATCTAGCAAAAATCTAGCTTTGTTTATTAGCAAAGCGCAGTGAGAGCCAGCTGCTCTCTGGAATGTTGTTCAAATGCAGTTACAGCagccaaatgtgttttaaataacCTAAACAGCACTTGCACAATTCATTTTCACTCATACTACAGCAGATATTATCCAGTTTTAACCACCTCagcaaattattttcattaaactGACATGGTCAAAAAAATATTGCACCGTGTCTTTGGTTAAAAATAGAATTTCTGTCAATTACAATTCTGTGTTACCATACACATACAAAAAGGGCTTTGACATGGACAGGACACTGAATGAAAGGGACAAAAGTGGGCACTGCAGACAAGACAAATAGAAGAAAGCTAGAATTCTACTGCATAAGCCaaaaccatttattttaaacagaGGATCCTCAAGAAACCTTGCAATAGCTCCTCCCCGCTCCATCTCCGAAATCCCTGAAGACAAACTAGTGTACACATCTGGCTCTTGGCCATGTGCCCATGCCCGCACTTTCAACAAGCAGTCTGGGGTTTGGTTCCTGCTTACAGTCTTTGTGTACCCTCTGCCTGCTGTGAGCACCAGGCCCCTGAGTCATGTTGGTGACGTCTGCTAGCTCTCGCCTCTGGGACAGGGTGGTCACCATGTGCTCCAGCTTGGAGCGAATGGTGGAGTAGTGGTGCTGGCGCTCTTTGGTCAGCTTGTGGAAGCAGTCCTTTAAGGTGCCGTCTTGAGCTGCCTGGGTGGGCGAGCTCTGCCTGGGAGACTGAAAGGAGGGAGAGGTGGCCTGGTTTGGCCCTGTGCTCGTTGGTGTGATAAGGTTGGGGTGTTGTGTGAGCTGGAGGTCAGTCTGGGTGTCACTGTCCATTACTGACTGGCTGGTCTGAGTGGAGGCGTGGCAAGAGACGGGGCTGGGGGTCGCTGGCTCTTTCTCTGCTAGCTGATCTACAGGGAAGCACTGAGTGGTGCTACCAGCCAGGATCTCCTCCTGCATGTGCTGCTCAGTCCACTCCTCACCTATGGTGGAGTCGTCGGACACTGGGTTGGTTTTACGACGATCTGGAGTCGATTGTTCACACGGCGGCTGGACAGCTAAGCTTAAGGGGTTGCGGCTGGGTGTGCTGGTCAGACACACTGGCCTCTCTCTGGCCAGTTGAGGGGAGGAGGTGGTTGAGTGTTTGATGAGGAGATGCTCGTAGATGCTGCTGTTTCGTACACTTGGAGGTCCTCGAGTGTTTATAGGTAGAGACTGGGCGTAGAGGATGCGGAACTCCTCGTCAAATTTCTCCGTTATCTGACCAGAAAGCTCGATTAGGTTGCTGCTGTTTAGTTTGCCATCAGTCCAGTTGTACCTGCACAGGAATGGGATTTAACAACATGCGTGAATGAAAGTAAGCAGGTTCAATTATCCAAACCCAgcaagaaaattacttttgtcaAGTAAATCTGGGGATTTTAGGCAACTCCATGCCACAGATAGGCAGCTACATCATTTGATTTTAGGTAAAATGGTTAGAAGCCTTTTACCTGTAAGAACCTGTAGCCACTTTGTTTCCATCAATCAGCATGAACCTCTCATGAACTTCCCCAGTAATCCTCGCACCTGATCTCATGTAATAAGTTGTACCAGTTATAGTTCGCACTCTCATTTGCtgaaaaggattaaaaaaaagaaaagatgagaaAGAACAGGAGTGAGAGATAAGTGCAGACCCACCCAgtcatattaaatattaaaggaCAAATTTTAATTTGATGCCatctgatgtttttattttgtacacaGAGCCACACCCAGCTTTACAGACCCACCACATACCCGAAGGTCATCCAGGCAAACACCGACATTTCTGCACATCTTGAGGAAAGCAGGAGCACATGATTGGTCCAGCAGGATGTAGACAGGGACTTTGCGGTGGGAGCATGCCTCCTGAAGATCCTTAAAGATATCCAGGTCGGTCAGGGAGTCTGTAACTATGGCAATCACCTGCAGTGGAAAATTACAGAGGTAATATAATAGAATTCCTTTTTCGCAGCAGATGTAGCACGTgactgtttttattattgtcaAATGCAATGCCTTATTCAAACAGAGCTGTGAATCTCTTTCAGGCACACTCCCAGAAATGTGCGTGCTGATGAGCTTTCTATTGACTGTggtctgttaccatggcaatcGGCAATAACGCTTGGTCAGCAAACAAGTTACTTTAAACAGGAGAGACGTAGGTGCACTGTATGGCTTGCCTCCATTTTCCTGAGCTTCGGTTCGCACTGAGATTTCTCTTTTTCGCGAGGAATTTCACATGCTGTGGTAAAGGTTGTGTGTTGAGGATTAGACACAGATGTTTACATAGCTCAGATTTATTGCTTAAAACTGGTGTTATCCACATGCAGCTTTAACAGGAGTTCCCCACCTTATTTGGATGATAGTGTGTGGGTGCTTTAggaaaatgtgtaaaaacagttacatttcactgaaataCAGGGCCAGGCTGTTCCTGTGAGCCGACCGGTACCAGCCGACCATACTGTAGATGCACGTTGGGTTGTTACGGTCAGTGGTTTAACATTACAAAAAGACAGACGACCTAACGGTCAAACTTGATTGAGAATATTTTCTAAGGTTTCAAAACTGATAGCCAGTACACTGTATATAcacaaaactacattttaactgaaaccagagagagagaaaccagATGAAGAGGGAATGCAAACTTTGATAGAGGGGAGCAAAGCAAGTCGAGGCACATCTGGCACGCAGGCCCTCCACAGGCCTGAGGTGCTGCTGAAGCCTCACACTcccttcatgttttttttttttttttaaacagacgCTAGAGTGACAGCTCCTGTCAGTAGCATCACCATGAATATTCATGccgtgtttttgtttatttgatctTTTGGTCACTGCTTTCTTTCTGATCAAGACTTCAAAAAACTTTCAAATTACAAACTGATCAAAGAAATTCCATGGGGAAAATCTGGCATGTATTTTAGGGATTATACAAAGAAGATTTAGAACTTGAGTTTTCCctccaaaaatgttttaatgagtgacactatatacacacacacacacacacacacacacacacacactttgtggcAGGGGGAtatttgacaaataaaaatcCTGTTTAAGGATACCACATAAAACCATGCTGCCATGTTATCACTGTAGCCTTTAAGCTTAGAAAATATGTGAAACAATGTTGGgatagaaaatacaaaaatagaatACAACAAGATATTATACAGCATGTCCCTTGCAGGAATATCATTATGCTACCAGTGCCTGTAGGATATAGAAATAATAGAATCAGTTGCCaagtaaaaactgtaaaaggtGATTATTAGAAGACAAGTATGCAGCTATGTTTTTAATACTTTCTTTGTGCATACCTCTCTGGCACTTTTAATCATACGCCTCGCAGCCTCCTTGCAGCTATATATGCACTCGCCGAAGCTGGGCTGGAAGTGCGCCACGGCCCGTGTGACTCCCCGGTAGGAGCCGGCGGTGAAGGCGGGCCAGCCGATCTCCAGCAGCGGTGGCTCCACGTCCGACATCTCGGGGAAATAGGTGACGGAGGAGCAGTCCTGGGAGCTGCTGAGCGACTGTTCCAGTGCCTGGTCCTCCCCGTGGAGGGACACACCGCGCGGGGGCACGGCGGCGTTCCTGATCCGCTGCATCTCATCGTCCGACAGAAAGTTGGGGATCCTCTCTTTCCTGAGGAAGTCCAAAAAGTTGTCGAGCCCTCCCGACAGCAGCTCCTCCAGTGCTAGTCGGTGTCTCTCGTTGTACACCTCCTGCAGGTCCAGGTCCTCGACCCCGGCGTGTTTCGGAACCAACCTCAGAGGTGAGTCGTCCAGGCACTGTGACAGAGCCATTGTTGTGGATTCTGTTCCGCTTTCTCTTCAAAACAAAAAGACTCTACCGTACCGCAGGTGACAGGTAACGTTTTGACCTACAGGAAGTCAgatttgtatttagttttttcccTCCGTTCCTGTCCGTCATGGATCCGTATTGGCTGTCGAGCGGTTGTCGGACCAGAATGGCGTCTCCGGGCTCGCTGAGGCCGACTGTCAGTCTAATGTAAAGCCGGTCTCATTGGCTCATTTGGATGCAAACAAGCCTCCCCCTGCTCTGCCCTGATCAGATTACACCGCAGAGAGCAGGGAAGAGCACAGAGCCCTCACTCTGACGCTTTCCCCTAGAACCGTGTACGTTGCGATTTCTTGAGACCAGTATCCTCAATCTCACTCAGTATAAACTTTCTGGCAAGGGTTTCCCTTACACTTTCTAGGAAGAGAGGCACACAGAAAGTAATTTTTATAGCCTACATTCttatatacatgtttttataaCAAGGCTTATCAGACTGTCACAACAACATTCAGTTAAATATTTTTCGTTtcaattcaaatataaaaataatatattcatTCAATATTTATTAAACCAGAGCGCAAGGTGCACAAACCTTtggtaaccatagcaacattATCTATTTCTGGTGGATGCTGTGGGTTAATTTACACTGACTACAGATTACAGAAAATGGTCTACGATTTGAACACATCCTCGCCTCCATCTAAACTTGAATAGTGCTGACGATCTGTCAAGTGGATTTGGTGACACCTGTGGTGACCTTttactgtaggctacataacctcGAGCTTTAGTCGAAATTTGCAGCACCTAGTCTTCCAGAAATGGTCTTACAGAAAATTCTACTGTAGAAAATAGCACCAGCATATATGTGCACCAAATGTATTGCTGTCACAAGAAAAGTTacattttgtcatatttgaGGCACATGTCTTTTAATCCTATACCATACATATGCATAACTACAAGTCTCACTCCTACAGACTGCTACCAGAGGCTGGGTTTTTGCTGTACAATTGAGTGATTCATCTTCCTGATAGATAATCTTTGTGTATCCTGATTGTACACAGCCACAGCTACAGGCAACATCTGAACCCAGTCAGGACAAACTGGGAGGGAAGAGCAAATCCATGTTTCCTAAATAATGGAGGCCTGTAACCCTATATGTGAGACACAGACATTGAGGGTGTTATATTTATGTTGCATATGCTGGAGGTCTTTGGCTGTAGTCCCGCCTGCTtgtcacacactcacaaagtGTACACATATCTAAATCAGTCATATTATGTTTCTAAGTAGACAT encodes the following:
- the fam83d gene encoding protein FAM83D: MALSQCLDDSPLRLVPKHAGVEDLDLQEVYNERHRLALEELLSGGLDNFLDFLRKERIPNFLSDDEMQRIRNAAVPPRGVSLHGEDQALEQSLSSSQDCSSVTYFPEMSDVEPPLLEIGWPAFTAGSYRGVTRAVAHFQPSFGECIYSCKEAARRMIKSAREVIAIVTDSLTDLDIFKDLQEACSHRKVPVYILLDQSCAPAFLKMCRNVGVCLDDLRQMRVRTITGTTYYMRSGARITGEVHERFMLIDGNKVATGSYRYNWTDGKLNSSNLIELSGQITEKFDEEFRILYAQSLPINTRGPPSVRNSSIYEHLLIKHSTTSSPQLARERPVCLTSTPSRNPLSLAVQPPCEQSTPDRRKTNPVSDDSTIGEEWTEQHMQEEILAGSTTQCFPVDQLAEKEPATPSPVSCHASTQTSQSVMDSDTQTDLQLTQHPNLITPTSTGPNQATSPSFQSPRQSSPTQAAQDGTLKDCFHKLTKERQHHYSTIRSKLEHMVTTLSQRRELADVTNMTQGPGAHSRQRVHKDCKQEPNPRLLVESAGMGTWPRARCVH